A genomic region of Camelus ferus isolate YT-003-E chromosome 11, BCGSAC_Cfer_1.0, whole genome shotgun sequence contains the following coding sequences:
- the LOC116666942 gene encoding uncharacterized protein LOC116666942 isoform X1: protein MCQGLGGRGEVGRDRESVACAFRARRSRDSALQSRTDVEPPGHCHVVPDACSALAMRSPQSTEDALPLWPGVSSLFREEAGEGVCSPPLSSYPLPLLHFLKLKVPRARAGPGGFMLGAPGTGRSSPTLKQKFQDCPGSLEPLLWSEVPVLTTPSPTLFGRSCRNPQSSGGQKAQGRRELRINHPLASRSRNEAVTSWWPEGGSQICLDSADPVRLCSHQGRGGQTAWPSTEAHPGPGPSADCFLLYGQFGQCLFGSASPYSMHFHYAY from the exons ATGTGCCAGGGGCTTGGAGGCCGGGGCGAGGTGGGGCGGGACCGGGAGAGCGTGGCCTGTGCCTTCCGCGCCCGGCGTTCTCGGGACTCCGCGCTGCAGAGCAGGACAG ATGTGGAACCACCAGGTCACTGTCACGTGGTGCCAGATGCCTGCTCAGCACTGGCCATGAGGAGCCCACAGTCCACCGAGGATGCTCTTCCCCTCTGGCCCGGAGTCTCCAGCCTCTTcagggaagaagcaggagagggagTGTGCTCCCCTCCACTGTCTTCTTACCCACTccctcttctccatttccttaaGCTGAAAGTTCCCAGAgccagagctgggcctggg GGTTTCATGCTGGGCGCTCCAGGAACAGGAAGATCAAGTCCAACTCTAAAACAAAAGTTCCAGGACTGTCCTGGGTCCTTGGAGCCACTGCTCTGGTCTGAAGTTCCTGTactcaccacccccagccccaccctctttGGACGTAGTTGCCGAAATCCCCAAAG ttctggtgGACAGAAGGCCCAAGGAAGGAGAGAGTTAAGAATAAATCATCCATTGGCCTCCAGATCAAGAAATGAG GCTGTGACCAGTTGGTGGCCAGAAGGAGGTAGTCAGATCTGTCTGGACTCTGCTGACCCAGTCCGTCTCTGCTCCCACCAGGGTAGAGGAGGGCAGACTGCATGGCCAAGCACCGAAGCCCACCCTGGTCCAGGACCATCCGCTGACTGTTTTCTGTTGTATGGGCAGTTTGGGCAGTGTCTCTTTGGCTCTGCCTCCCCCTACTCCATGCATTTTCATTATGCTTATTAA
- the LOC116666942 gene encoding uncharacterized protein LOC116666942 isoform X2, translating to MCQGLGGRGEVGRDRESVACAFRARRSRDSALQSRTDVEPPGHCHVVPDACSALAMRSPQSTEDALPLWPGVSSLFREEAGEGVCSPPLSSYPLPLLHFLKLKVPRARAGPGGFMLGAPGTGRSSPTLKQKFQDCPGSLEPLLWSEVPVLTTPSPTLFGRSCRNPQSSGGQKAQGRRELRINHPLASRSRNEGRGGQTAWPSTEAHPGPGPSADCFLLYGQFGQCLFGSASPYSMHFHYAY from the exons ATGTGCCAGGGGCTTGGAGGCCGGGGCGAGGTGGGGCGGGACCGGGAGAGCGTGGCCTGTGCCTTCCGCGCCCGGCGTTCTCGGGACTCCGCGCTGCAGAGCAGGACAG ATGTGGAACCACCAGGTCACTGTCACGTGGTGCCAGATGCCTGCTCAGCACTGGCCATGAGGAGCCCACAGTCCACCGAGGATGCTCTTCCCCTCTGGCCCGGAGTCTCCAGCCTCTTcagggaagaagcaggagagggagTGTGCTCCCCTCCACTGTCTTCTTACCCACTccctcttctccatttccttaaGCTGAAAGTTCCCAGAgccagagctgggcctggg GGTTTCATGCTGGGCGCTCCAGGAACAGGAAGATCAAGTCCAACTCTAAAACAAAAGTTCCAGGACTGTCCTGGGTCCTTGGAGCCACTGCTCTGGTCTGAAGTTCCTGTactcaccacccccagccccaccctctttGGACGTAGTTGCCGAAATCCCCAAAG ttctggtgGACAGAAGGCCCAAGGAAGGAGAGAGTTAAGAATAAATCATCCATTGGCCTCCAGATCAAGAAATGAG GGTAGAGGAGGGCAGACTGCATGGCCAAGCACCGAAGCCCACCCTGGTCCAGGACCATCCGCTGACTGTTTTCTGTTGTATGGGCAGTTTGGGCAGTGTCTCTTTGGCTCTGCCTCCCCCTACTCCATGCATTTTCATTATGCTTATTAA
- the LOC116666942 gene encoding uncharacterized protein LOC116666942 isoform X4 gives MCQGLGGRGEVGRDRESVACAFRARRSRDSALQSRTDVEPPGHCHVVPDACSALAMRSPQSTEDALPLWPGVSSLFREEAGEGVCSPPLSSYPLPLLHFLKLKVPRARAGPGGPFSSRPAVAHGTGPHFPQAFL, from the exons ATGTGCCAGGGGCTTGGAGGCCGGGGCGAGGTGGGGCGGGACCGGGAGAGCGTGGCCTGTGCCTTCCGCGCCCGGCGTTCTCGGGACTCCGCGCTGCAGAGCAGGACAG ATGTGGAACCACCAGGTCACTGTCACGTGGTGCCAGATGCCTGCTCAGCACTGGCCATGAGGAGCCCACAGTCCACCGAGGATGCTCTTCCCCTCTGGCCCGGAGTCTCCAGCCTCTTcagggaagaagcaggagagggagTGTGCTCCCCTCCACTGTCTTCTTACCCACTccctcttctccatttccttaaGCTGAAAGTTCCCAGAgccagagctgggcctggg GGTCCCTTTTCCTCCAGGCCAGCTGTAGCACATGGTACAGGCCCCCATTTCCCACAGGCCTTTCTTTGA
- the LOC116666942 gene encoding uncharacterized protein LOC116666942 isoform X5: MCQGLGGRGEVGRDRESVACAFRARRSRDSALQSRTDVEPPGHCHVVPDACSALAMRSPQSTEDALPLWPGVSSLFREEAGEGVCSPPLSSYPLPLLHFLKLKVPRARAGPGAFL; the protein is encoded by the exons ATGTGCCAGGGGCTTGGAGGCCGGGGCGAGGTGGGGCGGGACCGGGAGAGCGTGGCCTGTGCCTTCCGCGCCCGGCGTTCTCGGGACTCCGCGCTGCAGAGCAGGACAG ATGTGGAACCACCAGGTCACTGTCACGTGGTGCCAGATGCCTGCTCAGCACTGGCCATGAGGAGCCCACAGTCCACCGAGGATGCTCTTCCCCTCTGGCCCGGAGTCTCCAGCCTCTTcagggaagaagcaggagagggagTGTGCTCCCCTCCACTGTCTTCTTACCCACTccctcttctccatttccttaaGCTGAAAGTTCCCAGAgccagagctgggcctggg GCCTTTCTTTGA
- the LOC116666942 gene encoding uncharacterized protein LOC116666942 isoform X3 codes for MCQGLGGRGEVGRDRESVACAFRARRSRDSALQSRTDVEPPGHCHVVPDACSALAMRSPQSTEDALPLWPGVSSLFREEAGEGVCSPPLSSYPLPLLHFLKLKVPRARAGPGGFMLGAPGTGRSSPTLKQKFQDCPGSLEPLLWSEVPVLTTPSPTLFGRSCRNPQSSGGQKAQGRRELRINHPLASRSRNEHWMSTERKCTT; via the exons ATGTGCCAGGGGCTTGGAGGCCGGGGCGAGGTGGGGCGGGACCGGGAGAGCGTGGCCTGTGCCTTCCGCGCCCGGCGTTCTCGGGACTCCGCGCTGCAGAGCAGGACAG ATGTGGAACCACCAGGTCACTGTCACGTGGTGCCAGATGCCTGCTCAGCACTGGCCATGAGGAGCCCACAGTCCACCGAGGATGCTCTTCCCCTCTGGCCCGGAGTCTCCAGCCTCTTcagggaagaagcaggagagggagTGTGCTCCCCTCCACTGTCTTCTTACCCACTccctcttctccatttccttaaGCTGAAAGTTCCCAGAgccagagctgggcctggg GGTTTCATGCTGGGCGCTCCAGGAACAGGAAGATCAAGTCCAACTCTAAAACAAAAGTTCCAGGACTGTCCTGGGTCCTTGGAGCCACTGCTCTGGTCTGAAGTTCCTGTactcaccacccccagccccaccctctttGGACGTAGTTGCCGAAATCCCCAAAG ttctggtgGACAGAAGGCCCAAGGAAGGAGAGAGTTAAGAATAAATCATCCATTGGCCTCCAGATCAAGAAATGAG